In Dromiciops gliroides isolate mDroGli1 chromosome X, mDroGli1.pri, whole genome shotgun sequence, the genomic window aatagttTATACGGGGTTTTCTTTTGTTAAGATGTGAAACAATTTGCCTATGAATTAATTTGGACCCAAGTACTTTTCCATTTGTCTGGAAATGAGAAGGATATACCAGGCCCTTACCTTGCGCTCAATGGGAGGCTGTCCGGGCTCCAGCCCATACCAGTTAACCAGAAGACGCCAGGCCATGGCTGGCAGCAGCACATAGTCCTCACCTTCCACCAGCCGTTCCTTCAGGCGCCAAGTTTCTTGGTCTGTGTGCGGGACAAAGAGCTGAAGATCCCAGAAACGAGAGGAATggaggtatggggggggggggcgggggggggggggcgagttGGTCATAAGAAGGATGGActtggaggaaagaggaaaagcatgATGGGATTGAAGGGAAGtatcacaggaaaaaaaagaagacaactgTATGAGGAGAGGCCAAGAATCAGGACTAGGCAAGGTGaaaggatcagagaaaaagggacTATGGAGGGGAAAGAACCCTTCTCTAGGATCAGCTCCCCAAAGGCCCCCATCTCTCCTTAAGTTTCTTGTCACTGTTGTGGGCATCCCCGTCCAGTGGCCCTTGTGGGTTCAGAGCCCTGACTTTGGTCCCCTTCCCACCATGCACTTGGCTACCAAGTCTCATCTCTTACATCTAGCCCTTACCCACCCCGGCTGAGGTTCTTCTGCCCTTGGACCCAGCCTCCTAATAGAGTGCCTGGTTTTGCACCCATCTCTCCTCTGATCTGACCTATATATACTTTCCCAAGTGGAACTGTTAACTGAAAAGGCAATTGTGGTCCTCTAGAGACTTGGGTCTTCAGAAGAGAGAGGCAGCTAACTCCTGGGCCAAAACCTTATGCTGGGCTGCACCACTAAGGGGCCCTTACTATGTCCGCTGTTTCCATTTGGGATTGAGGGACAGGATAGAGAGGTACAGGCGGACTAACTAGGATAGAAAAGCAAAATGTGCCCAACAGTGGCTGCGGATTGTAAGTGCATTATGGGCAGCCCCGCTTCtgttcttcacaaccaccctgtaaaGTATAGGCAGGgactctctcccccttttccagatgaggggactgaggctgacagaggctgtgacttgcccagagtcgggAAGCTACCTAATGGTTCCCAAGGGATCTGAAAACTCATCTTTGTACCTCCCAGAACCTTCCTAAAACGTAAGTTTGATCCTTTCCTTCTGATATCAGAAAATATCTCCTGTGGTTTTGAGGAAGAACTCTGAGCTCCTCAGCCTGGGACAGAAAGGCCCTTTGGCAGGCTTTTACTTATCTTTCTTGGCTCATCCTCTATCTCAGCCATCTCAGGATCAGGTACTTCAAGCACTTTGGCCCTCTTGTCCCCCCATTCCCCCGCCCAATGCCTGCAATGTGCTTTCTTGGGCCTTGACCTATCTttaacttccttcaaggttccGCTCCAGGTACTCCCTCCTCCGAACAGATTCGGGTCCTGATATGGTAGCTAACGTATGTATGACGCGTACCACGGGCCACGCAagtatctcattagatcctcacaacgaGCCTGGGACAaagatccccattttagagataacaCAAGTGAGGCAGacctgaagtgacttgcctggaattACACAGCTTAAATAGCTTTAGTTGAACTTGAATTCCAATCATTCTGACCCCAAGCCTAGCACTCTTAGCTACTTTACCATCTAGTGGGCACCTGCCTCACTGATAACCCACAACACAAACGTTCTTTACCAGCTGAAACAGCTGGGAAAGCAGCATAGCTGTCATAGTTCCCCATTATCAACTTTTAGACAGCAGGGGGGTTGTCTCTGTTGTCTTAGGCTAGCACCTGAGCCCCACACAGGAGTCCGAAGAAAAGGGAGGTGGTGAGGGATGGGTGCCATGGATACTGGGCTGGGTACGAGGAAGATCTAAGtgccaatccagcctcagacctttccTAGGTGggcagccctgggcaagtcacttcacttctgtctgcctctagGATCCTAACAGCCCCAGGGCTCCAAGGAGAGCATAATGATCAAGCGCCCGGCCCCAGTTATGAATTTTGGGTAAAggataaaagggggggggggggtgagagggcTCGAGACGCAAAACAAAGGAGAtcgaagaaagataaaaaaggtgCTGGGGCCCCGGGGCCCCGAGGACGCTGAGGACCCGGCCAGGCCTCAGTACCTTCGAAGAGCTCGGCGTTGTTGACAGGCCCAGGGAAGGCGCTAGAGTCCTGGTCTCCAGCTCGGACATAGGCCTCCCATTGCTGGTACCAGTGTTGTTCCACCAGGAACCTGGGagagggcagggaaggaggaggggggaggggcggaAGGAgagcagggagaggggagggggagggggagcgggGAGGAGGGGCGGAAGgagagcgggggagggggaggggtcagAGCCTGGCGTGATGCGCCGGGCCCCAGCTCGCCTGCTCCACGCTCCAGCAggcccctgccccctcccccccatccccaaggcCCTTTCTCCCCCGCGCAgtctccacccctccccttccccctgcttcggcccctcccctccccttcccttctcttctctccgtctcccccccccccccttccccggcctgggtcTGGGCCTGAGGCCTCGGGcctcggccgccgccgccgcgggcCGCTCGCTCACCAGCTCTCCCCCGGCCGCAGGGGCCGCTCCCGGCCGCTCTCCCCGTCCTCCACCAGCCGCCGCTGGCTCTCCAGGCTCGGCACCGACCCCGCCCCCGGGCCCGGCTCCGCCCCCGGCGCCGCCGCGGCCGCCATCGCAGCCCGAGCACCCTCAGCCTCGGCCTCAGCGGCGGGAGACCGGAAGCGGCCTCGGCGCCGCTTCCGGTTTCCGGCCACCGCGTGCCCGCCCCGGCGACCGGAAGCGGCGCGGCCTCGGCCCGCCCTCCGCGGGGCGGGCGCCCTGGCGGGGCGGGCGCGAGGGCGGCGCGCGCGCGGCGCCGAGGCCGGGCCCGGGGCCGCGCCGGGCCCGCAGTAACGGCTGCCGGCGGGAGCGGCGGAAGCCGCGCGCTCGCGGGGGCCGGGGCTCAGTGAGGCCGAGCGgggcgcggcggcggcggcggcggcggcgggcgcGGCCGGGCCCGGGGCCCGCTTGGGGGCGGGGCCCGGAGGGGGCCGGGCCGGCGGCCTCTTGGCTCCGGGGCGCTCCGCGGGGGGCTTCCCCATGCACGGCGGGGCGCGCGGGCCCGAGGGGGGCCGGACGGCTGAGGCTCGCTCCTTCGGTGCCGCCGCCGCTCCCGCCGCTCCCGCCGCTCCCGCTCCCGCCGCCGCGCCTCTCTCCGGCCCGCCTCGCCGTCCGCAGCAGCCCCGGGTCCGCACGAGGCTGTGCACCGCACCGCGCTGCAGCCCGCCAGGCGCCCAGCCGCCTAGTGAGTGCCCGCCCGCCAGGCGCCCCACCCCCGACGTCAGAATCCCGCCGAGGGCCGGCCGGCCGGCGCCGCTCAGCGTTGGTCGTCGCTGCGCCCCGAGGGCTCGGGCTGCTGAGTCCGCGCGGCTGCGGCCGGGGCGGCGATGGCCTTGGCCGTGGCGGCGGCGGCAGCCACCGCCTCCGCGCGCTCGGACCCGCTCTCCGGTCCCCTCCCCCACGCACGCAGCTGGCGCCTAATCAGTGCGGGCCGAGCAGCCCTCGATGCGCCCGCCTCGTGGTGTGCGGAATGGGGCCGCGTCGGCGGGCCCGGGGTAGGCGGGACGAGCGCGAGCCGTCGCCTTGCGGGCGGACGGGCGGACGGACAAACAGACGGAGGCaggcacgcacgcacgcacgctcGCTCGCTCGCCTTCACTTGAGCCTTTAATAGTTCATACAGCGACCAGGGTGTACAGGGGAGCcgagcccccctccccccgccccccgcgcGGGAGCCAACGCCCCGCCCCGCACGGGCCGGGGCGGCGCGGGCCAAGGCGGcggaggggagggaagagccGTCCAGGGGCTTTGGGGCcccgctccctccctccctcccctgcccccccaccgGCTCCCGGGGCCCCGTCTCTGCCCATCGGCAccgagggggtggggggaggcgaGCGGGGGCGGAGCGTCGACTCGGGACACCGAGAAGGGGGCCACGGGGA contains:
- the LOC122733507 gene encoding translation initiation factor IF-2-like produces the protein MQTDRARAAPYAGPHSPLGAREVPEGQVWDPAGLAPPLPRGPLLGVPSRRSAPARLPPPPRCRWAETGPREPVGGQGREGGSGAPKPLDGSSLPSAALARAAPARASCVRGGGDRRAGPSARRRWLPPPPRPRPSPPRPQPRGLSSPSPRGAATTNAERRRPAGPRRDSDVGGGAPGGRALTRRLGAWRAAARCGAQPRADPGLLRTARRAGERRGGGSGSGGSGGSGGGTEGASLSRPAPLGPARPAVHGEAPRGAPRSQEAAGPAPSGPRPQAGPGPGRARRRRRRRRAPLGLTEPRPPRARGFRRSRRQPLLRARRGPGPGLGAARAPPSRPPRQGARPAEGGPRPRRFRSPGRARGGRKPEAAPRPLPVSRR